One genomic region from Rhizomicrobium palustre encodes:
- a CDS encoding GFA family protein — translation MSWHRGGCHCGAVSFDVLVPAEVIIDDCNCSICSMSGFLHLIVPKDRFRLLSGQDKLTNYRFNTGTAQHMFCSVCGIKSFYIPRSHPDGVSVNFRCLDKKGFTKVTVNSFDGKHWEENAAKLMPLEAR, via the coding sequence ATGTCCTGGCATAGGGGCGGCTGCCACTGCGGCGCCGTTTCCTTTGATGTCCTGGTGCCTGCCGAAGTTATTATCGACGACTGCAATTGTTCGATCTGCTCTATGAGCGGCTTTTTGCATTTGATTGTGCCGAAAGACCGCTTTCGTTTGCTCTCAGGTCAAGACAAGCTGACTAACTACCGGTTTAACACGGGTACGGCCCAGCATATGTTTTGTTCTGTCTGCGGAATAAAATCGTTTTACATCCCGCGTTCCCACCCCGATGGTGTTAGCGTGAACTTCCGTTGCCTGGATAAGAAGGGCTTCACGAAGGTCACGGTGAATTCCTTCGATGGAAAGCACTGGGAAGAAAACGCGGCCAAACTCATGCCGCTTGAGGCTCGCTGA
- a CDS encoding pyruvate dehydrogenase complex dihydrolipoamide acetyltransferase, whose translation MTTQILMPALSPTMEEGKLAKWHVKEGDAVKSGDILAEIETDKATMEFEAVDEGKIGKILIAEGTEGVKVNTLIAILLEEGEDASAITDIPAAMSDIKAAVSAEAKDTKEAKAEPAAPVAAAAAPAAHGERIFASPLAKRIAAQKGIDLAAIAGSGPRGRIVKSDVEHATPGAAPKAAPVAAAPKAAAPTSAPVEVAAPQIGGLPDARIYSKPGEYEEIPHDSMRKAIAKRLTAAKSLVPHIYVNMDITLDALLAARERLNAAAPKGKDKVPAYKLSVNDFVIKAVAMALKKVPEINASWTDTAVLRHKHADIGVAVALDFGLITPIVARAEEKGLVEISNEVKSLVERAKGKKLKPNEYEGGSFAISNMGMFGVSSFSAIINPPHAAILAVGAGIEKPVVKNDKIEIATVMTVTLSVDHRVVDGAAGAKFLVALKQFLEEPAAMLL comes from the coding sequence ATGACCACACAAATCCTGATGCCCGCTCTGTCGCCCACCATGGAAGAGGGCAAGCTCGCCAAATGGCACGTCAAGGAAGGCGATGCCGTCAAATCGGGCGATATTCTCGCCGAGATCGAAACCGACAAGGCGACGATGGAGTTCGAAGCCGTCGACGAGGGCAAGATCGGCAAGATCCTGATTGCTGAAGGCACAGAAGGAGTGAAGGTCAACACGCTTATCGCCATTCTTCTGGAAGAGGGTGAAGACGCCAGCGCCATCACCGACATTCCCGCCGCGATGAGCGATATCAAGGCTGCGGTCTCCGCCGAAGCCAAGGACACCAAAGAGGCTAAGGCCGAACCTGCTGCACCTGTGGCTGCCGCTGCTGCGCCCGCAGCGCATGGCGAGCGCATTTTTGCCTCGCCGCTGGCCAAGCGCATTGCCGCCCAGAAGGGCATCGATCTCGCCGCCATCGCTGGTTCTGGCCCGCGCGGACGCATCGTGAAGTCCGACGTTGAGCACGCCACCCCGGGCGCCGCGCCCAAGGCTGCACCCGTTGCCGCTGCTCCGAAAGCCGCCGCGCCCACTTCGGCGCCGGTGGAAGTTGCCGCGCCGCAAATCGGCGGTCTGCCGGATGCGCGCATCTATTCCAAGCCGGGCGAGTACGAAGAGATCCCGCACGATTCCATGCGCAAGGCGATTGCCAAGCGTTTGACCGCGGCCAAGAGCCTGGTGCCGCACATCTACGTCAACATGGACATCACCCTCGACGCGCTGCTCGCCGCGCGTGAGCGTCTCAACGCGGCCGCCCCCAAGGGTAAGGATAAGGTCCCGGCTTATAAGCTGTCGGTGAACGACTTCGTCATCAAGGCGGTGGCGATGGCGCTCAAGAAAGTGCCGGAAATCAATGCCTCTTGGACCGATACCGCAGTGCTGCGCCATAAGCATGCTGACATCGGCGTCGCCGTGGCGCTGGATTTCGGTCTGATCACGCCTATCGTGGCGCGCGCGGAAGAAAAGGGCCTCGTTGAAATTTCCAATGAGGTGAAGTCGCTCGTCGAGCGCGCCAAGGGCAAGAAGCTGAAGCCGAACGAATATGAAGGCGGCTCTTTCGCGATTTCGAACATGGGGATGTTCGGTGTTTCGAGCTTCTCGGCTATCATTAATCCGCCGCATGCGGCGATCCTGGCCGTAGGCGCCGGCATCGAAAAGCCGGTCGTGAAGAACGACAAGATCGAGATTGCGACCGTGATGACCGTTACCTTGTCGGTTGATCATCGCGTGGTGGATGGCGCAGCCGGTGCCAAGTTCCTGGTGGCACTGAAGCAGTTCCTCGAGGAACCGGCGGCAATGCTGCTCTAA
- a CDS encoding DUF3667 domain-containing protein: MDEVGAILETGGAAAVELAASALVKPTHCANCGSALTGKFCAVCGQSSDHHRRSVKHLLTDLFKDIASFDSRILRTAYALLMKPGELALAFHEGRTQRYVPPIRLYLFVSLLFFLTLSMTGLALMQFVLKSHAAKLVEANGHSYLATSGGGRTEISKSELKDGKNHFLISGEVELFQREGVAHSKIDPEALSQLTNELEHKAVKSREGKDGFIARTVIGTSLKLAKDPAALNGALTAWMPRVLFLLLPLFALILSAFYWRQRNTLFFVDHLVFSLGFHTFGWLLLLATAALAQLIDGAIAVLVMGGVAAVYLLFAMKRFYAQAWGWTAGKCVAVLAVYFCFCVLPGFAGVIIASVLWG; this comes from the coding sequence ATGGACGAAGTGGGTGCGATTTTGGAAACGGGCGGGGCGGCGGCTGTAGAGCTGGCCGCCTCGGCCCTGGTGAAACCTACCCACTGCGCCAATTGTGGTTCAGCGCTTACAGGCAAGTTCTGCGCAGTCTGCGGACAATCCTCGGATCATCACCGCCGCTCGGTCAAACATCTCCTCACCGATCTCTTCAAGGATATCGCGAGCTTTGATAGCCGCATCCTGCGCACCGCCTACGCCTTGCTGATGAAGCCGGGTGAGCTTGCGCTGGCCTTCCATGAAGGGCGCACCCAGCGCTATGTGCCGCCGATCCGGCTCTATCTCTTCGTCTCGCTCTTATTCTTCCTCACTCTGTCGATGACCGGCCTCGCGCTGATGCAGTTTGTCCTTAAGTCGCACGCGGCCAAGCTTGTCGAAGCGAATGGACACTCCTATTTGGCGACGAGCGGCGGCGGCCGTACGGAGATCAGCAAATCCGAGCTTAAGGATGGTAAAAATCACTTTCTCATCAGTGGCGAGGTGGAGCTCTTTCAGCGTGAGGGTGTCGCCCATTCCAAGATCGATCCGGAAGCGCTCAGCCAGCTCACCAACGAGCTTGAACACAAGGCGGTTAAGTCCCGGGAGGGCAAGGATGGTTTTATTGCCAGGACGGTGATTGGAACCAGCTTGAAACTGGCCAAGGACCCGGCGGCGCTGAATGGTGCGCTGACGGCCTGGATGCCGCGCGTGCTTTTCCTGCTCTTGCCGCTCTTTGCACTGATCTTGTCGGCATTCTACTGGCGCCAGCGCAACACGTTATTTTTCGTCGATCATCTCGTCTTTTCGTTGGGATTTCACACCTTCGGTTGGCTGCTGCTTCTGGCGACCGCAGCATTGGCACAGCTCATTGATGGCGCCATCGCAGTTCTGGTGATGGGGGGCGTCGCAGCGGTCTATCTGCTTTTCGCGATGAAGCGTTTCTATGCCCAGGCTTGGGGCTGGACGGCAGGCAAATGTGTCGCGGTACTCGCGGTTTATTTTTGCTTCTGCGTTCTGCCGGGCTTCGCGGGCGTAATCATTGCTTCGGTGTTGTGGGGCTAG
- a CDS encoding DUF3667 domain-containing protein, translating into MDELEAILETGGAAALEVAASAMAQRGGKTVYCPNCGQPMIGPFCALCGQSINNHRRSVGHLVADLVKDIASFDSRILRTAYAMLAKPGELALAFHEGRTQRYVPPVRLYLFVSLIFFVALSISHVALLQFVLRADPINIVIEKGKPYQVNKNGEREEMSARYADGKKHYTYNSDLVYFQREGSVHSNLSKAQLDNISQRVETELGKNKDKGKDASVVTQTVFGTLRKLADDPAALNGSLTVWIPRALFLLLPLFALLLAGFYWRQRKSLFFVDHLVFSLSFHSFGFALQLAAAALAQVIAGGYAVAAMVVVLSLYLLLAMKRFYRQSWRWTVLKWAAVSFIYYFFCVLPAFGLVIAAAVMWG; encoded by the coding sequence ATGGACGAACTCGAAGCCATTCTGGAAACGGGCGGCGCGGCAGCGCTGGAAGTGGCGGCATCCGCGATGGCGCAGCGCGGCGGCAAAACCGTTTATTGTCCGAATTGCGGTCAGCCGATGATTGGCCCTTTCTGTGCGCTATGCGGCCAGTCGATCAATAACCATCGCCGCTCGGTCGGGCATCTGGTGGCCGATCTGGTCAAGGATATCGCCAGCTTTGACAGCCGCATCTTGCGCACCGCTTACGCCATGCTGGCCAAGCCGGGCGAGCTGGCGCTGGCCTTTCACGAAGGGCGCACCCAGCGCTATGTACCGCCGGTTCGGCTATACCTTTTCGTCTCGCTGATTTTCTTTGTCGCGCTTTCAATTTCCCATGTCGCGCTGCTGCAATTCGTGCTGCGGGCCGATCCGATCAATATCGTGATAGAGAAGGGCAAACCCTATCAGGTCAACAAGAATGGCGAGCGAGAAGAAATGTCCGCCCGCTATGCCGACGGCAAAAAGCATTACACCTATAATTCTGACCTTGTTTATTTCCAGCGCGAAGGCTCCGTGCATTCCAACTTGTCCAAGGCCCAACTGGATAATATCTCGCAGCGCGTCGAGACCGAGCTCGGAAAAAACAAGGACAAGGGAAAGGATGCCAGCGTTGTCACCCAGACGGTGTTCGGCACCTTGCGTAAACTGGCGGATGATCCAGCGGCGCTGAATGGATCGCTGACGGTTTGGATTCCCCGCGCGCTGTTTCTGCTATTACCGCTCTTTGCGTTGCTGCTGGCAGGTTTTTATTGGCGCCAGAGAAAATCGCTGTTCTTCGTAGACCATCTTGTGTTTTCGCTGAGTTTCCACAGCTTTGGTTTCGCGCTGCAATTGGCGGCGGCTGCGCTGGCGCAGGTGATTGCAGGCGGTTACGCGGTAGCCGCGATGGTGGTGGTGCTCTCACTATATTTGCTCCTTGCGATGAAGCGCTTCTATCGCCAGAGTTGGCGTTGGACCGTGCTCAAATGGGCGGCGGTTTCTTTCATCTATTATTTCTTCTGCGTGCTGCCCGCCTTTGGCCTGGTCATCGCGGCTGCTGTGATGTGGGGCTGA
- a CDS encoding DUF3667 domain-containing protein, translated as MDEFEAILETGGAAAVELAASAVAERGGKTVPCPNCQKPMIGPFCALCGQPLNTHRRSLGRLLHEIVKDVASFDSRILRTAKALMIQPGELPKAFREGRTQRYVPSVRLYFFVSLLFFLFLSFTGIALMQFNLVVKHTRLTHDGHGQVFKEQDGKREKLEGFTADKNGKLIFIKAAGDEAISTLDNNTIADGKLHDELSGKITFFHRVVPESPKDKPFIDKKLDEARSSIHVEGDGVQWIKKGLDGTLERLKDSPAALNDPLTTWIPRILFVLLPLFAILLAIFYRRQRKHFLFVDHLVFSLTMHSFVFVVLIGAALAAQVMSAHWVARLTLGVLALYLFLSLKVFYGQGWVKTGLKFTGIAFIYAVFFLVPALVFALAASVFGA; from the coding sequence ATGGACGAGTTTGAAGCTATTCTGGAAACGGGCGGGGCGGCGGCTGTAGAGCTCGCAGCAAGTGCTGTGGCGGAGCGGGGCGGCAAAACGGTGCCGTGTCCCAATTGCCAAAAGCCGATGATTGGGCCGTTCTGCGCTCTGTGTGGTCAGCCGCTCAACACGCATCGCCGTTCCCTCGGGCGGCTGCTCCACGAGATCGTCAAGGACGTGGCGAGTTTCGACAGCCGCATCCTGCGCACTGCCAAGGCGCTGATGATCCAGCCCGGCGAATTGCCTAAGGCTTTTCGTGAAGGGCGCACCCAGCGTTATGTGCCGTCTGTGCGGCTCTATTTCTTCGTTTCGCTGCTCTTCTTCTTGTTTCTCTCGTTTACTGGCATCGCCTTGATGCAGTTCAATCTGGTGGTGAAGCACACAAGGTTGACCCATGATGGGCACGGCCAGGTGTTCAAGGAACAGGACGGCAAGCGTGAAAAACTGGAAGGCTTCACCGCCGACAAGAACGGCAAGCTTATTTTCATAAAAGCGGCGGGCGACGAGGCGATTTCCACGCTGGACAACAACACCATTGCTGATGGCAAGCTGCATGACGAGCTTTCTGGCAAGATCACGTTCTTCCATCGTGTCGTGCCGGAATCGCCGAAGGACAAGCCTTTCATCGACAAGAAGCTCGATGAGGCGCGGTCTTCGATCCACGTCGAAGGCGACGGGGTGCAATGGATCAAGAAGGGCCTGGATGGCACGTTGGAGCGGCTCAAGGATAGCCCGGCGGCGTTGAATGATCCGCTTACCACCTGGATACCGCGCATCCTCTTCGTGCTTTTGCCGCTGTTCGCGATCCTGCTCGCTATTTTCTACCGCAGGCAGCGAAAACATTTTCTTTTTGTCGATCACCTGGTGTTTTCCCTCACCATGCACAGCTTTGTCTTCGTGGTGCTGATCGGGGCGGCACTCGCGGCGCAGGTGATGTCGGCCCATTGGGTGGCGCGCCTCACGCTAGGCGTGCTGGCGCTTTATCTCTTCCTGTCGCTAAAAGTCTTTTACGGACAAGGTTGGGTGAAAACCGGATTGAAATTTACCGGGATCGCCTTCATCTACGCCGTCTTCTTCCTCGTCCCCGCGCTGGTCTTCGCTTTGGCGGCCAGTGTCTTCGGGGCCTGA
- the lpdA gene encoding dihydrolipoyl dehydrogenase, protein MAETFDVVVVGGGPGGYVCAIRAAQLGLKTAVVERDRLGGICLNWGCIPTKALLRSAEVFHLMHRAEEFGFMVENVKFDLDKIVKRSRKVSEQLSNGVGFLMKKHKITVIAGEAKIVAKNRLHVTKDGKTDEVSAKNIVLATGARPRTLPGLEPDGKLIWTSKEALVPNTFPKSLLVIGSGAIGIEFASFFKTLGSDVTVVEVLDRVLPVEDEEISAFAHKAFVKQGMKIKVATTVEKLTKGENGVIATLKSKDGKTETVTADRAILAVGIVGNVENMGFEEVGIKVDRTHVVVNEWCETGVDGVYAIGDLTGPPWLAHKAMHEGVIVAERIAGVKGVHPLDTSKIPGCTYCQPQVASVGMTEAKAKATGREIKVGRFPFIGNGKAIALGEPEGLIKTVFDAETGELLGAHMVGAEVTELIQGYGIAKSLEGTEEALSGVVFPHPTLSEMMHEAVLDADKKALHI, encoded by the coding sequence ATGGCCGAAACATTTGATGTTGTCGTGGTGGGCGGTGGCCCGGGCGGATATGTGTGCGCGATCCGCGCCGCGCAGCTCGGCTTGAAAACGGCCGTGGTGGAGCGCGACCGCTTGGGCGGCATCTGCCTCAACTGGGGCTGCATCCCCACCAAGGCGCTGCTGCGCTCGGCCGAAGTCTTCCATCTCATGCACCGCGCTGAAGAGTTCGGCTTCATGGTGGAGAATGTGAAGTTCGATCTCGACAAGATCGTCAAGCGCTCGCGCAAGGTCTCCGAGCAGCTTTCCAACGGCGTCGGCTTCCTGATGAAGAAGCACAAGATCACCGTCATCGCGGGTGAGGCCAAGATCGTCGCCAAGAATCGCCTGCATGTCACCAAGGACGGCAAGACCGACGAGGTCTCCGCCAAGAACATCGTGCTCGCCACCGGCGCGCGCCCGCGCACGCTGCCGGGCCTGGAACCCGATGGCAAGCTGATCTGGACCTCCAAGGAAGCGCTGGTCCCCAACACCTTCCCGAAATCCTTGCTGGTGATTGGCTCGGGCGCCATCGGCATCGAGTTCGCGAGCTTCTTTAAGACCCTCGGTTCCGATGTCACCGTGGTGGAAGTGCTCGACCGTGTGCTGCCGGTGGAAGACGAGGAAATCTCCGCCTTCGCGCATAAGGCTTTCGTCAAGCAGGGCATGAAGATCAAGGTCGCCACCACGGTCGAGAAGCTGACCAAGGGCGAGAATGGTGTTATAGCCACGCTGAAGTCCAAGGACGGCAAGACCGAAACCGTCACCGCGGATCGTGCCATCCTCGCGGTCGGCATTGTCGGCAATGTCGAGAATATGGGCTTCGAGGAGGTCGGCATCAAAGTCGACCGCACCCATGTCGTGGTCAATGAATGGTGCGAGACCGGCGTTGATGGCGTCTATGCCATCGGCGATCTCACCGGTCCGCCATGGCTGGCGCATAAGGCCATGCATGAAGGCGTCATCGTCGCCGAGCGTATCGCGGGCGTGAAGGGCGTGCATCCGCTCGACACCTCCAAGATCCCGGGCTGCACCTATTGCCAGCCGCAGGTTGCTTCTGTCGGCATGACGGAAGCCAAGGCGAAAGCGACGGGCCGCGAGATCAAAGTCGGCCGCTTCCCCTTCATCGGCAATGGCAAGGCGATTGCGCTAGGCGAGCCGGAAGGCCTGATCAAGACCGTCTTCGATGCCGAAACCGGCGAGCTCTTGGGCGCCCACATGGTCGGGGCGGAAGTGACCGAGCTGATCCAGGGTTATGGCATTGCCAAGAGCTTGGAAGGCACTGAAGAAGCGCTCTCTGGCGTCGTCTTCCCGCATCCCACTCTGTCGGAAATGATGCACGAAGCCGTGCTCGATGCCGACAAGAAGGCGCTGCACATCTAA
- a CDS encoding SCO family protein, producing the protein MSDVSGAVPDLSFSMQRASDGAMVTGESYRGKVVLVYFGYTHCPDVCPTTLSDLADALSKLGPEAAKVRVLFVSVDPERDTLELLKGYARSFGPQVDGLRGTENEIADTARRYRVAYSVKKKPEYTVMHTSAVYVFDQNGKARLVTTDTRDPAGIAADLKEIVAGG; encoded by the coding sequence ATGAGCGATGTTTCCGGTGCGGTGCCGGACTTATCGTTCTCTATGCAGCGCGCTTCGGATGGCGCCATGGTGACAGGAGAAAGTTACCGCGGCAAAGTCGTGCTCGTCTATTTCGGCTATACCCATTGCCCGGATGTCTGCCCGACTACCCTGTCGGATCTGGCCGATGCCTTGAGCAAGCTCGGCCCAGAGGCGGCGAAGGTGCGGGTGCTGTTCGTGTCGGTCGATCCGGAGCGCGATACGCTGGAGCTGCTGAAAGGCTATGCGCGCTCGTTCGGGCCGCAAGTCGATGGCCTGCGCGGCACGGAAAACGAAATCGCCGATACGGCGCGGCGCTATCGCGTGGCTTATTCAGTGAAGAAGAAGCCAGAATACACCGTCATGCATACCAGCGCGGTCTATGTCTTCGACCAAAACGGAAAAGCCCGCCTGGTCACGACCGATACGCGTGACCCGGCGGGCATTGCCGCAGATTTGAAGGAGATCGTGGCGGGCGGATAG
- a CDS encoding cytochrome c oxidase assembly protein encodes MHSARDLHHDFLLYGFAVIAGGVVERLCAVFPADLPAFFPWEFSWPVWLFTTLGLGWFFLGLKRLAPEDRPPLWRGLVFIAGMLGNYAVLQTHIDYVAQHMFFIHRAAHFWLHHLGGFLIALGLAGKVIRAGMPFWLNPMLDAKPIRACLAILQHKLVAPFLFVGLLYFWLLPGLHTRVMLDRELYDLMNWTMALNGIMFWSLIVDPRPHPPARLSVLWRALAILIIELPQMALGAILSLAEVDFYPVYAICGRVIDMTALNDLHYGGLIIWLPGTLMSFLAMIVVLMNLRRNEEG; translated from the coding sequence TTGCACAGCGCCCGTGACCTCCATCACGATTTCCTTCTCTACGGCTTCGCGGTGATTGCGGGGGGCGTGGTGGAGCGGCTTTGCGCAGTTTTCCCCGCCGATCTTCCGGCCTTCTTCCCGTGGGAATTTTCCTGGCCCGTTTGGCTTTTCACCACGCTTGGGCTCGGCTGGTTTTTCCTCGGCCTCAAGCGCCTTGCGCCCGAGGACCGTCCGCCGCTCTGGCGCGGCTTGGTGTTCATCGCTGGCATGCTTGGCAATTACGCCGTCTTGCAGACCCATATCGATTATGTCGCCCAGCACATGTTCTTCATCCATCGCGCGGCGCATTTCTGGCTGCATCATCTGGGTGGATTTCTCATCGCGCTCGGTCTTGCGGGGAAGGTGATCCGCGCCGGCATGCCGTTCTGGCTTAACCCCATGCTAGATGCCAAACCCATCCGCGCCTGCCTCGCTATCCTTCAGCACAAACTCGTCGCGCCGTTTCTCTTTGTGGGGCTTCTGTATTTTTGGCTGCTGCCGGGTCTGCACACCCGCGTCATGCTCGACCGGGAGCTCTATGATCTGATGAACTGGACCATGGCGCTCAATGGCATCATGTTCTGGAGTCTGATCGTTGATCCGCGCCCTCATCCGCCCGCGCGGCTCTCTGTGCTCTGGCGGGCGCTTGCCATCCTGATCATTGAGCTGCCCCAGATGGCGCTGGGCGCAATCCTTTCGCTGGCAGAGGTGGATTTCTACCCGGTTTATGCCATCTGCGGCCGTGTGATCGATATGACGGCCTTGAACGATCTGCATTATGGCGGTCTCATCATCTGGCTGCCTGGCACGCTGATGAGTTTTCTCGCGATGATCGTGGTACTGATGAATCTCAGGCGGAATGAAGAGGGATAA
- a CDS encoding tetratricopeptide repeat-containing sulfotransferase family protein, with translation METPILDVPTAIKMAAREPDSAVAQYRLGQALANAGRLQEAFFRFNRAATLNENYAAPLIEMGRFFASSGQLREAEAALRGALMRDPSASEAHHGLGAVLIAGERLEEAITQLSSVPQGHESYPEAQVKLGQTLFLLQRAEEALAVFSPLMDAYPDLIAAYLGAGSALRALGRSAEAQAVFEKALAMAPHIPTLHRAVAEGKKFKAGDPQISTMESLLSNAGTLPVGEGVALHFALAKAYDDIGEPDRAFELWREGNFVKRRLTQYDEAAVLGHMEAIQHAYNGPYIAAREGLGDPSETPVFIVGMPRSGTTLVEQILASHKDVAAMGEQRILSDLIAEGRLGQVYLQGFDELPPETWSALGAEYLARLPQGKKRVTDKLPANYRHIGLIHLALPGAKIIHVRRDAMDTCFSCYRSLFPNGLEYTSDLGELGRYYAAYERLMAHWRAVLPQGAMLEIDYEDLVADLEGGTRNILDYCGLDFDPACLDFHKTDRAVFTVSVEQVRSPLYKTAMGRWKAYEAYLEPLKKALQPSP, from the coding sequence ATGGAAACGCCCATCCTGGATGTGCCCACGGCGATCAAGATGGCCGCGCGCGAGCCGGACTCAGCGGTGGCGCAATACCGCCTCGGTCAGGCCTTGGCCAATGCGGGCCGCCTGCAAGAGGCGTTTTTCCGCTTCAACCGCGCCGCCACGCTGAATGAAAACTATGCCGCGCCGCTGATTGAGATGGGCCGCTTCTTTGCCTCTTCAGGCCAGTTGCGGGAAGCCGAGGCTGCCTTGCGCGGGGCCCTGATGCGTGATCCCTCTGCGTCGGAAGCCCATCACGGTCTCGGCGCGGTGCTGATCGCGGGCGAACGGCTGGAGGAGGCAATCACTCAGCTTTCTTCTGTCCCGCAAGGCCATGAAAGCTATCCCGAGGCGCAGGTGAAGCTCGGCCAGACACTTTTTCTCCTGCAGCGCGCCGAAGAGGCGCTTGCCGTTTTTTCGCCGCTGATGGACGCCTATCCTGATCTCATTGCCGCTTATCTGGGGGCAGGATCAGCCTTGCGCGCATTGGGGCGTTCGGCAGAGGCGCAGGCCGTCTTCGAAAAAGCGCTCGCTATGGCGCCGCATATCCCGACGCTGCACCGCGCTGTCGCTGAGGGCAAAAAGTTTAAAGCGGGCGATCCGCAGATTTCCACCATGGAGAGTCTTCTCTCTAACGCGGGAACGCTTCCTGTCGGCGAAGGCGTGGCGCTGCATTTCGCGCTGGCCAAAGCCTATGATGATATCGGCGAGCCCGACCGTGCCTTCGAGCTTTGGCGCGAGGGCAATTTCGTCAAGCGGCGGCTGACACAGTATGATGAAGCCGCCGTCCTTGGCCATATGGAGGCGATCCAACACGCTTATAACGGGCCATATATCGCCGCGCGCGAAGGCCTTGGCGATCCCTCCGAGACGCCGGTCTTCATCGTCGGCATGCCGCGTTCCGGTACCACGCTGGTGGAGCAAATTTTGGCCAGCCATAAAGACGTGGCCGCCATGGGCGAGCAGCGCATTCTCTCTGATCTCATCGCCGAAGGCCGTCTGGGGCAGGTCTATCTTCAGGGCTTCGACGAATTGCCGCCGGAAACCTGGAGTGCGCTGGGCGCGGAATATCTCGCCCGTTTGCCGCAAGGAAAAAAACGCGTCACCGACAAGCTGCCCGCCAATTACCGCCATATCGGGCTCATCCATCTGGCACTGCCGGGCGCTAAGATCATCCATGTCCGCCGCGATGCGATGGATACCTGCTTCTCCTGCTATCGCAGCCTGTTTCCGAATGGGCTCGAATACACCAGCGACCTTGGCGAGCTTGGCCGCTATTACGCCGCCTATGAACGCTTAATGGCACATTGGCGCGCGGTGCTGCCGCAAGGTGCGATGCTGGAAATCGATTACGAGGACCTCGTGGCAGACCTGGAAGGCGGCACACGCAATATCCTCGATTATTGTGGCTTGGATTTCGACCCGGCCTGTCTCGATTTCCACAAGACCGACCGCGCTGTCTTTACCGTCAGCGTCGAGCAGGTTCGTTCTCCGCTCTACAAAACCGCTATGGGCCGCTGGAAAGCTTATGAAGCCTATTTGGAGCCGCTGAAAAAAGCTCTTCAACCCTCCCCTTGA